In Calditrichota bacterium, the genomic window GATGACGTCGATCCGCCGATGTAGTAGCCTCCTTCATTGTCGGCGATGATACGCATCCCGGTGTCGTGCCCCGTGCCGCCATAGGTCGTCTGCCACAGCATTTCACCTTCGGCATCGGTGCGCACTACAATGCAGTCTGTGTTCTCGAGGTTCCAGCCGGGGCCATCGCCGATCGCTCCGACTACGACGAATCCCCCACCCGGCAGGGTTTTGACGTCCATCAGCCACTCGGTCCGGTCGTTGTCGATGACCCGGTTCCACTCCATTTGCCCTTCGGCGTTGGTTTTGACCAGCCAGCCGTCCCAGGATACGATCCGGCCCGGCTCTTGTTCATCCTGAACGCTCACTGCTCCGGCAAGCAGGAATCCCCGATCGGCGGTTTCGATGACCTTCATAGCAAAGGCGAAGCGATTGTCCAGTGTGAACCTCCGGATGTCGGCATTCCGGCCTTCGAGATCGGATATGACGAGCATCATCTCGGACTCCTCCATGCCCCCCTCGCCCCATAGCATCCGCTGCCCGGCCAGCACGAGGCGCCGGCCGTCACGGGACATCAGAAGGGAAATCCCATATTCCCCTGATGCGGCTTCGCCGTAGTTCCGCCTCCAGACCACCCGGCCGTTCGCGTCGATCTTCCAAAGCGCAAAGTCATCGTGATGTTCATTGCCGGGATAGTAGGTTCCACCTACAAAGAAGGACCCTTCCGGACCATTGATGACGGAAAACGCCTCGCTATACTCGGTGGCATCGTCCAATACCGAAAACCAGCCTTGCCCTCCGATAACCATTTTAAGTAGTGTAGCACGACGTGCGTCGTTCTGCGGGATCTTGCAGATGCCGGGAATCATCACAGCACCGTCAGCCGAATTGATCACGTCCCGCCCTTCCGACCAATCTCCTTGCGCATGGACGTCCGATGCCATTTGCTGCCTGCCGTCTGAACCGGCAAGAGCGAAATAGGTGTGAGGCACTCCCGGCTCTCTGGTGTAGCCGCTCATCATTAGGTTCCCGTCCCCTATCCGCACCATCCCCCATAGAGAATCATTCGCCGCCGTCCCGTAGGTCCGCGACCAGAGCGAATCAGGCTGTGCCGTTGTCTCCCCCGATGCCATCAGAAGGAGCATCAGGAGCATAAATCCCGAAACAGTCTTCATGTATCCCCCGTCCCGTAACGGTTCTTGACCAAATCTTCTTAGCCTTCAATATACCGACAATTCGGCATTCCGGCAAGTCTTACCGGAAAGCGTTGCCCTATGACAATGCCTCGCTTATCTTGTGTATCTGCAGCGCACCCATACGCCAATACCGGTACCAAACCAGATTGTCTTTTGCCTTTACCAACTGTTGCCATAGTCGGCCGCCCCAATACCGGAAAATCGACGCTCTTCAATCGCATCCTCAAGCGGCAGTTAGCCGTCGTAGATGCCGCAGAGGGGGTTACGCGCGACCGCCATTATGCCGAAACGGAGTGGGACGGCGTGCCGTTCATTCTGATCGACACCGGCGGTTATACTCCCCCTTCGGAGAGCGCTGAGTTGGCCGCAGCGGTTCGCGAGCAGACCCTCATCGCGGCCAGTGAGGCCGATATCCTCCTCTTTGTAGCCGACGCGCAAGCCGGGTCGGATGCCAATGAGCACGAACTGGCGCGCATCGTACAGCGTCGCGCTGCGCCGGTTCTGTTCATTGCCAACAAGATTGACGACATCACCCGGATCGGGCTGGCTTGGGAGATGCCCTCCTACGGGCTCGGCGACGTCCATCCGCTTTCGGCACGGACCGGTTTCCAGGTTGCCGAGATGCTCGATGCCCTGACTACTCGCATCCGGAAGATGAAGCCGGTCCTGCCCGAGGCTTCGGCACCGGAGGCGCTCTCGCTCGCCATTATCGGCGCTCCCAACAGCGGCAAGTCAACCCTCGTCAACCGTTTGGCCGGCGAAGATCGTATGGTCGTCTCGGACCTTCCCGGCACCACGCGCGATGCCATCGACACGATAATCCAATATCACGGCGAACGCATCCGGCTCGTCGATACGGCCGGCTTGCGCAAACGACGGCTCGGTCAGCAGGGCATCGAGTTCTATTCCACATTAAGGGCTTTGAATGCCCTCCAGCGATGCGATGTGGCGGTGATCCTGATCGACGCCTCCCAAGGTCTCACCCAGGGCGACATCCGCCTGGCGCAGCAGGCTGCTGATGCCGGCACAGGCGTCATTGTAGCGGTCAACAAGTGGGATTTGGCGGCTCTGTCGAACGCTGTTCCCGATCCAACGCTGAAGTCTGATCCCGACCGTCTGGCAGACCTCTGGGCAAAGGAGTGGACATCCCGTGCTTCGAAACTGACGTGGGTGCCGTTACTCTTCACCTCTGGTTTGACTGGTCGTAAAGCCGTCAACATCATCGCATCAGCTTTGAAAGTAAAGGCTGAGAGATCGCGTCGGATTCCGACGCCCGAACTGAACGCGACGATCACCCCGCTCCTGCAGCGTTCTCCGCCGCCTGCCGTAAAGGGACGAATGGTGCGCCTGAAGTATGCCGCGCAGGTGGGGACGAACCCTCCGTCATTCGCCTTCTTTTCAAGTCACGCGAACACCGTCGGCGACGCCTATATCCGTTTTGCCGAGCGACTCCTGAGGGAGTCCTACGGCTTCATTGGAGTCCCCCTTCGCATCTCTTTTCGCAACAAGTAAGAGGAGGACTTATCGGCTGTTTCATTTCAAGGGCTTCAATGCCCGTTCTGTCACCATGCCCTTGATTCCTTTCTCCCTTTCCACCTTTCTTCCTTCCTCCCTTGACTTCATCCTTCATACTTTATCCTTTATCCTTTCAAGGCGGCACACTATTTGCCCATAGACTTGGCATATGTGGAGCCTTGGAACGTGACGCCCGAATCCCCTTCCGCTACTGCTATGGGCAATCTGGTGCTGCTGGCTGAAGATGAATGGCTTCTGCGGTGGTCGCTCGAACGCGCCTTGACCCGCCGTGGTTTTCAGGTTATTGCCGCTGAAACCAGCCGGGCTGCGCTCGATGCCGTGGCCAAGCATGAGTTCGCCTGGTTCATCAGTGACTACAAGATGCCGGATATGGATGGCTTGACCGCTCTTGGTGAAGGCCACCGGATGCGCACCTCGATGAAGTTGCTCCTGATGACCGCCTATGGCACCCCCGAGATCGAGCGGACGGCGCTGCAGATGGGCGCAAGATACCTCGCCAAGCCCTTCGAGATCGAAAAAATCGTCGAGATCATCTCCGGCAATTAGCCGTTATATCCCTCCCGCCCAGTTCACGCACTCGCTTTTGCGTGAAAATCCCCATATCTTGAGCCATCTAACCCTTTACGAGGCGGTGTCTGACGCCATTCACGCGCCTTGACTTATCCACAGCATTCCGATACTGACGATATTTGATCCCAAGCCTTGACCCGTCGCTACTCGCTATAGCGGCATCTCTGCTCTGCGCGGCCGCCCTTATCGGGGGGCTGCTTCCGCTCTTCAGCCGTATTGGCGGAGCCGGCTTGCACCGCCTGCTGGCGCTCGGCACCGGGCTCCTCATCGGAACGATTTTCTATCACATGCTGCCCGAGTCGGTTACCGGATCCGGAGCAGCGACATCACTCCTGGCCGGACTGTTGGGTCTCTTCGTGGTGGAACGGCTCGTATTTGCAAGTAAAGTCGAGTCTGAACCGGGCGGCAGCCATAACCTCCTCGGCGCAACAGCCTATTTGGGTCTCTCGATTCATGCCCTCACCGTTGGTCTCGGCATGGCAGCGCAACTGAGCGAACCCGATGCGCGCCTGCCCCTCCTGACTTCACTCCTAATCCATAAGTGCTCCGAGGCTTTTGCTCTCGCGACGATACTTCTGTTGGCCGGGGTGCCACGTTTTCGGGCGATGTTGTTACTCGTGGCTTTTGCCTTCATCGAGCCGCTTGGACTCATCGCCGGCAACGCAGCATATAGCCTCCTCCCCGCAATCGGACAGACCGCCATTCGCGGTCTTGCAACCGGGACATTTCTCTATGTGGCTCTCTGCGATCTTCTTCCCGAAGTCTTTCACGACCCTGAGCGCCGCTGGGCAACGTTGACCCTGCTCTTATCGGGAGTAGCGATCATCGGTCTGCTCTCCGGTCCGGGGCACACTCACTAACTGCAATAGGATAACGGCTTGGATCAACTCCCCCCCATCATAGACATCTTCCTGCACCTCGATCGTTATCTCGGTGCCATACTCGAGCAATATGGACTCTGGACCTATCTCATCCTCTTTCTGGTGGTCTTCTGCGAAACCGGACTGGTTGTCACCCCGTTTCTGCCCGGGGATTCACTCCTATTCGTAGTAGGCGCCTTCGCGGCTGGAGGCTGGCTTGACATCAAGTGGCTCTTCCTCGACCTCGCCGTTGCTGCGATTCTTGGCAACATCGTCAACTACGCTATCGGCAGCCGTCTCGGACCAGCCGTTCTGGAGCGCGATACCCGGTTCCTAAAGCGCGAGTATCTCGACCGGACGGCTGCCTACTTCGACAAGTATGGAGCCACGACAGTCGTTATCGCCCGGTTCCTTCCGATCCTGAGAACCTTCGCACCGTTTATGGCCGGAGTCGGCCGCATGAACTATGCCCGATTCACACTTTACAATTTCGTCGGCTGTCTGGCATGGGTGGTTAGTTTCCTCTTCGGCGGCTACTTCTTTGGGAATATCCCCTTTATGAAGCAGCACCTTACCTGGGTAGTCCTCGGTATCATCGTCGTCTCAGCGGTTCCATCTGTCTGGGCAGTCTTACGAAGAAAAAAGGACCACAGCGCATAAGGATGAAGGTCTTTAGATCTTAAGAGTCCAGTAACTTAAGGATATAGTGAACAGATGAAGTCGAATCCGAAAGTGCAGGAACAGGTTGCGCTTTTGCGGATGTATTGCGGCTCACCCAGGGCGAAGCCAAGGTCTATCTGGCGCTTCTTAGCCGGGAGGGGCTAATGGCGTCGGAAGTGGCGCAACCCGCTTACTCGCTAACCGCTTATCCGCTTACTCGCTTATCCGCTTACTTTTTCCTTGACATCTTCTCCTCCGCGTCCCCCGTGATTACGCGACGCTGCAGTCCGGCGTCAGTTCCGCGCGAACCGGAGACACCGTTCTCGTGGCGCGCGGTGTCTATCGCGGCAATGGCAACCGCTGGGTCGAGATTCGCACCCGGTTAACGCTCCTTTCTGAGGAAGGTCCCGAAGTAACTATCGACGCCGGCAGCAGGTCCGCTGAAGAGGCTGGTATGAGCCGTCTCTCGACGCGTACCAGTCTGGAACCTGATGCAGACGTCGTCGATATCGGCTACCACTACAACCCGGACGATTTTTCCTTCAATAACATCATCTTCGGCTACGTTACCGACTTTGCCACCGACGAGCCGCTCGAAGGCGCTGTCGTCAGGATCGACAACGGCCGCCAGACAACCTCCGACGCTGAGGGATACTACCAGTTCATTCGCCCGTTGATAGGCGACTTCGTCATCAGCGCATCGGCTCCGGGCTACAATGAAGAGGTCTTCGGCGGACAGCGGATCGGCGAGACCGACTCCCTCCAGATAGACTTCGCCTTACTTCATCCGGAATTCGCTCTTGCGCCTGAGGAGATCAACATCGAACTAATCCAGGGTAGTCGCGTCGAGGAATCGCTCACTCTGGTCAATGCCGGCAACGGCCCACTGGAGTGGACCGTTCGCAAGCACCTGCCGGAAGACCAGAAACTTGCCTCGCTCACTCAGGAGGGCAGTCTGCCTGCCGCCCAAGGCGCAGGTGCCGATCAGTTGACCGCGCTCACCTTCGCCGCGGGGAGTTTCTATGTGGCTGGATCGTCCGAAGGCGCGAGATGGATCTACGCTCTCGATCCGGGTGGCGAGCGTTTCGCTCAGTTTCGTCAGTTGGGCTGCTCGCGTGATGGAATGAGCGGACTTACTTGGGACGGCAACTGGCTCTGGGGCGTCGATGACGACACCGTCTATGCCTTCGACCGCGCCGGCAACCTGCAGCGGAGATTTCCTTCGCCGCTCGCAGGATCCCGGTATGTTGCCGTGGTTCGGTCTGGTGCTGTTCAGATACTTCTGCTGGCCGGGATAGAGACTGATGTAGTTGGCTGCGACGTTATCGGCAATTCGCTCGGACCGTTGATCGACAGACAGGGTTTAAGCATTGGCGGTATGGCGCTGCTGCCCGAAGATAAAGGTGATGATACCTTGCTCGTCCTGCATCAGCCCCCTGGCGGCTCAAGCGTGTCATAAGATCGGTATGGCGACAGGCGATACGCTGCGCTGGGGCGTTCTCGAAGCCGAAGAAGGCGGTCGTCCGCTCGGACTCGCGCTGGCTAATGGCCTCTCGCCCTCGGTCATCAATTTGATCGCCATCCAGGAGGTATCGAACGACCCCGGCACCGACCGCATTACCATATGGCGGGCAGGGTCCGATGTCAGTTGGCTTGCGGCTTTGCCTCGATCCAGCACCCTCCGCGCCGGGGGAGAGCGACGGATTGGATTCACCTTCGATGGCCAGTCACTCCCGGTCGGCGTCTGGCGCGCCCGGCTTCTCTTCGGGCACAATGCACTTCCCTTTCGCAGCGAAATCCCGGTAACACTCACCGTTCTTGAGCCTGATCTTGCGCCTCTGTCTGACATCTTACCCCTCAGTCCAGCAACGATGAAGGTCAGTCCGAATCCGTTCAACGGCTCGCTGACCTTGATTATGGAACTTCCAACCGGGAGCCGGGTCGCCATCGATCTGCTCGACCTCCAGGGTCGGGTCATCGCAGTGCTCTATGAGGATTTCGTTCCCGCCGGACGGAAGGCTGTGGCATGTGATATCGGGAATGTCGCCGCCGGGCTCTACATCATCCGGATGACGCACTCTAAGGGGCAGGTATTGACCCGGGTGGTTCTTGTGAAGTAGAATTAGGGCTTAGGGCTTAGGGCTTGGGCTTGGGGCTTAAGGTTAAGGGCTTTGGGTTTGGTTGTGCCGTCAGACACTCTCACCCGACGGCACAACCTTTTTGCCACAATCGGCACAGCCGTAATTGACTTGCCGTACGCTTTGACCTATATTGAAGTAGGTTAGGCTCTTGACTTGGGAACTGCTCTCCAGAAGCCACAAGCCTAAACCCCTAATCCTAAGGCACTCAAATGTCAGGACAAATTAAGCGCCTTCTGCCGCTGGTTATGCTTCTTTTGGGCACCGCCAGCGCAGACGCCGTGCCTCAGACCGATGTCGTAGGCTACTGGCGCTTGGACCTTCGCCCCGGATATAACCTCGTCGCGTTTCCGGTTCTTCCCAATACTCCGACGCCGCAGGAGGTCTTTGGGGACCTATTAGGCGCAGCCGAGATAACCGCCTGGGATAGCCGGCTCGGACGACACCGCGTAGCCCGTTACAACCCCCAGTCTGAGCGCTGGGAGGGCGATCTCTTCCTTCTAGCGCGCGGCATCGCTTATTGGGTCAATTTGACCGGCGTTCGCCGGGAAGGCGTCCGGTTGCTCGTCACCGGCAACCCCGAACTCTATACCCGTTTCAGATGGTCTTCACTCGGAATGGGCTGGAAGTTCTACGCCCC contains:
- the der gene encoding ribosome biogenesis GTPase Der gives rise to the protein MTMPRLSCVSAAHPYANTGTKPDCLLPLPTVAIVGRPNTGKSTLFNRILKRQLAVVDAAEGVTRDRHYAETEWDGVPFILIDTGGYTPPSESAELAAAVREQTLIAASEADILLFVADAQAGSDANEHELARIVQRRAAPVLFIANKIDDITRIGLAWEMPSYGLGDVHPLSARTGFQVAEMLDALTTRIRKMKPVLPEASAPEALSLAIIGAPNSGKSTLVNRLAGEDRMVVSDLPGTTRDAIDTIIQYHGERIRLVDTAGLRKRRLGQQGIEFYSTLRALNALQRCDVAVILIDASQGLTQGDIRLAQQAADAGTGVIVAVNKWDLAALSNAVPDPTLKSDPDRLADLWAKEWTSRASKLTWVPLLFTSGLTGRKAVNIIASALKVKAERSRRIPTPELNATITPLLQRSPPPAVKGRMVRLKYAAQVGTNPPSFAFFSSHANTVGDAYIRFAERLLRESYGFIGVPLRISFRNK
- a CDS encoding carboxypeptidase regulatory-like domain-containing protein; translated protein: MARGVYRGNGNRWVEIRTRLTLLSEEGPEVTIDAGSRSAEEAGMSRLSTRTSLEPDADVVDIGYHYNPDDFSFNNIIFGYVTDFATDEPLEGAVVRIDNGRQTTSDAEGYYQFIRPLIGDFVISASAPGYNEEVFGGQRIGETDSLQIDFALLHPEFALAPEEINIELIQGSRVEESLTLVNAGNGPLEWTVRKHLPEDQKLASLTQEGSLPAAQGAGADQLTALTFAAGSFYVAGSSEGARWIYALDPGGERFAQFRQLGCSRDGMSGLTWDGNWLWGVDDDTVYAFDRAGNLQRRFPSPLAGSRYVAVVRSGAVQILLLAGIETDVVGCDVIGNSLGPLIDRQGLSIGGMALLPEDKGDDTLLVLHQPPGGSSVS
- a CDS encoding T9SS type A sorting domain-containing protein: MIPCSSCISPLAAQACHKIGMATGDTLRWGVLEAEEGGRPLGLALANGLSPSVINLIAIQEVSNDPGTDRITIWRAGSDVSWLAALPRSSTLRAGGERRIGFTFDGQSLPVGVWRARLLFGHNALPFRSEIPVTLTVLEPDLAPLSDILPLSPATMKVSPNPFNGSLTLIMELPTGSRVAIDLLDLQGRVIAVLYEDFVPAGRKAVACDIGNVAAGLYIIRMTHSKGQVLTRVVLVK
- a CDS encoding response regulator, with the protein product MTPESPSATAMGNLVLLAEDEWLLRWSLERALTRRGFQVIAAETSRAALDAVAKHEFAWFISDYKMPDMDGLTALGEGHRMRTSMKLLLMTAYGTPEIERTALQMGARYLAKPFEIEKIVEIISGN